In a genomic window of Streptomyces katrae:
- a CDS encoding diiron oxygenase — protein sequence MSTAPGPLDRWYETAGVRGGVRRMFHAEAEQGRVFFPDALVPHLAHPEVKALAPERVREVTVRHLYQFLHSTTHLETRVVNGAAEPVANGNSGLHFPTALRMDAFKVYCDEGYHALYSLDLADQVAAVTGIAVPDVDYGGFVTALQDTGRRLLPEDPVLAGQLQAVVFETLITAVLNEVPQDPTVVSTVRELMRDHAKDEGRHHRFFSAFFLELWARLDGRRRVLAARALPAMIRAALDWDLEPVRVSLRLAGLDEERIGAVLADSYGGSAGVDRIQTISRSTLRLCAQVGAFDLPGVTDAFAAYGLRAPEDSDV from the coding sequence ATGAGCACGGCACCGGGTCCCCTGGACCGCTGGTACGAGACCGCCGGCGTGCGCGGCGGCGTCCGGCGGATGTTCCACGCCGAGGCGGAGCAGGGCCGGGTGTTCTTCCCCGACGCCCTGGTGCCGCACCTGGCGCACCCGGAGGTGAAGGCGCTGGCCCCGGAGCGGGTGCGGGAGGTCACCGTCCGGCACCTGTACCAGTTCCTGCACTCGACGACCCATCTGGAGACCCGGGTGGTCAACGGGGCGGCCGAGCCCGTGGCCAACGGGAACTCGGGGCTGCACTTCCCGACCGCGCTGCGCATGGACGCGTTCAAGGTGTACTGCGACGAGGGCTACCACGCCCTGTACAGCCTGGACCTGGCCGACCAGGTGGCCGCCGTCACCGGGATCGCCGTGCCGGACGTGGACTACGGCGGGTTCGTGACGGCCCTGCAGGACACCGGGCGGCGGCTGCTGCCCGAGGACCCGGTGCTGGCCGGGCAGTTGCAGGCGGTGGTGTTCGAGACGCTGATCACGGCCGTGCTCAACGAGGTGCCGCAGGACCCGACCGTGGTGAGCACGGTACGGGAGCTGATGCGCGACCACGCCAAGGACGAGGGCCGCCACCACCGGTTCTTCTCCGCGTTCTTCCTGGAGCTGTGGGCGCGGCTCGACGGCCGGCGCCGGGTGCTGGCGGCCCGGGCCCTGCCGGCGATGATCCGTGCGGCGCTGGACTGGGACCTGGAGCCGGTGCGGGTGTCGCTGCGGCTGGCCGGTCTGGACGAGGAACGGATCGGGGCCGTCCTGGCGGACAGCTACGGCGGGAGCGCGGGCGTGGACCGCATCCAGACCATCTCCCGTTCCACCCTGCGGCTGTGCGCCCAGGTCGGTGCCTTCGACCTGCCCGGCGTCACGGACGCCTTCGCCGCCTACGGACTGCGTGCCCCGGAGGACTCCGATGTCTGA
- a CDS encoding tryptophan 2,3-dioxygenase family protein — protein MSETASVTYPEYLKLPELLSLQVPLADGVDDELLFITVHQVQELWFGQLLRDLADARDRMLEGDPRAARARLVRAVSVTRALIAAIHPLRAMPPREFHAFRGVLGTSSGQQSAQYVEIAALCGADWVRGEYGRRAVAGLAAGERERLAGRMAEPTLWEGFVALLAKAGFAAGTREERWEAYARLAAGPLDGDPAEFAELAELVEALVDHDEVWTEWRACHALLVERQIGGRPGTGGSSGMEHLRASVYRRFYPELWEARDAGFPQQQTPEPAGRCPVG, from the coding sequence ATGTCTGAGACCGCGAGCGTCACCTACCCCGAGTACCTGAAGCTGCCGGAGCTGCTGTCGCTCCAGGTGCCGCTGGCCGACGGGGTGGACGACGAGCTGCTGTTCATCACCGTGCACCAGGTGCAGGAGCTGTGGTTCGGGCAGCTGCTGCGGGACCTGGCGGACGCCCGGGACCGGATGCTGGAGGGCGATCCGCGGGCGGCCCGGGCCCGGCTGGTGCGCGCGGTGTCGGTCACGCGGGCGCTGATCGCGGCGATCCATCCGCTGCGGGCGATGCCGCCGCGCGAGTTCCACGCCTTCCGGGGCGTGCTGGGGACCAGCAGCGGCCAGCAGTCGGCGCAGTACGTGGAGATCGCCGCGCTGTGCGGGGCCGACTGGGTGCGCGGGGAGTACGGGAGGCGGGCCGTCGCCGGGCTGGCCGCCGGGGAGCGGGAGCGGCTGGCCGGGCGGATGGCGGAGCCCACCCTGTGGGAGGGGTTCGTGGCGCTGCTGGCGAAGGCCGGGTTCGCGGCCGGTACGCGGGAGGAGCGCTGGGAGGCGTACGCGCGGCTGGCGGCGGGGCCGCTGGACGGTGATCCGGCGGAGTTCGCGGAGCTGGCCGAGCTGGTGGAGGCGCTGGTCGACCACGACGAGGTGTGGACGGAGTGGCGGGCCTGCCACGCGCTGCTGGTGGAGCGGCAGATCGGCGGGCGGCCGGGGACCGGCGGCAGCAGCGGGATGGAGCACCTGCGGGCGTCGGTGTACCGGCGGTTCTACCCGGAGCTGTGGGAGGCCCGGGACGCGGGCTTTCCGCAGCAGCAGACCCCGGAGCCGGCGGGCCGCTGCCCGGTGGGCTGA
- a CDS encoding SixA phosphatase family protein, whose product MSADTPRRIALLRHAKADWPQVADHDRPLAERGRRDAPAAGRKLAETGITFDLALCSTAVRTRETWKLAVQELPYRPRTSYEERVYDASPGELIALLNETPDEVDDLLVIGHNPAMHALADILSGRAEGDTQARMNRTGFPTAALAVVSFTGSWKSVEPGVGTLLDYWTPKDH is encoded by the coding sequence ATGAGCGCCGACACACCCCGCAGGATCGCCCTCCTCCGGCACGCCAAGGCCGACTGGCCCCAGGTGGCCGACCACGACCGCCCCCTGGCGGAACGCGGCCGCAGGGACGCACCGGCCGCCGGCCGGAAGCTGGCCGAGACGGGCATCACCTTCGACCTGGCCCTCTGCTCCACCGCCGTCCGCACCCGGGAGACCTGGAAGCTCGCCGTCCAGGAACTCCCCTACCGGCCGCGGACCAGCTACGAGGAGCGGGTCTACGACGCCTCGCCGGGCGAGCTCATCGCCCTGCTGAACGAGACCCCCGACGAGGTCGACGACCTCCTCGTCATCGGCCACAACCCCGCGATGCACGCCCTGGCCGACATCCTCTCCGGGCGCGCCGAGGGCGACACCCAGGCCCGGATGAACCGCACCGGCTTCCCGACCGCCGCACTGGCCGTCGTCTCCTTCACCGGCTCCTGGAAGTCCGTCGAACCCGGCGTGGGCACCCTGCTGGACTACTGGACCCCGAAGGACCACTGA
- a CDS encoding SGM_5486 family transporter-associated protein: MSPVLEPNPQNGHRKLGLVLGAMLLVTVIVAVIATLASP, from the coding sequence ATGTCGCCCGTACTCGAACCGAACCCCCAGAACGGCCACCGCAAGCTCGGCCTCGTGCTGGGCGCGATGCTCCTCGTGACCGTGATCGTGGCCGTCATCGCCACCCTCGCCTCCCCCTGA
- a CDS encoding CynX/NimT family MFS transporter, translating to MHDEDLQTLSRPATPRASVGRPATARDDAHADPKWLGPVLVVAIVLAALNLRPAITSLGALFEEARDGLHMSGTVAGLITSVPALCFAVFGVTAPRLSRRFGPAAVVCAGMAAVAAGLLIRPFADSAAAFLAASALSLAGIALTNVLLPVIVKRWFPDRVGTMTGLYSMALAAGTSLAAAATVPLTSALGGNWRTGLLVWAGLAVAAVLPWLPVAAATRRERAAAPAGAAAQDAGPSVVRSRTAWALACYFGLQATGAYVTMGWLPQIFRDAGVSASTAGVLLAVTMVMGVPLAFVIPGLAGRMRHQGPIAAVLGVFGLAGYLGLYLAPAGGAWAWALLLGVSNCAFPLVITMIGLRAKSPAGVVKLSAFAQSTGYLISIPGPLVIGTLYQHSGGWDLPLALMAGLLVPQIALGVLAGRDRTIEDECGMRD from the coding sequence ATGCACGACGAAGACCTCCAGACCCTGAGCCGCCCGGCGACCCCGCGCGCCTCCGTCGGACGCCCCGCCACCGCCCGGGACGACGCCCACGCCGACCCGAAATGGCTCGGCCCCGTGCTCGTGGTCGCCATCGTGCTGGCCGCCCTCAACCTGAGGCCGGCCATCACCAGCCTCGGCGCCCTCTTCGAGGAGGCCCGCGACGGCCTCCACATGAGCGGCACCGTCGCCGGACTGATCACTTCCGTCCCGGCCCTCTGCTTCGCCGTCTTCGGCGTCACCGCGCCCCGGCTCTCGCGCCGCTTCGGACCCGCCGCCGTCGTCTGCGCCGGCATGGCCGCCGTCGCCGCCGGCCTGCTGATCCGCCCCTTCGCCGACAGCGCCGCCGCCTTCCTCGCCGCCAGCGCCCTGTCGCTGGCCGGCATAGCCCTGACGAACGTGCTCCTCCCGGTCATCGTCAAGCGCTGGTTCCCCGACCGCGTCGGCACCATGACCGGCCTCTACTCCATGGCCCTGGCCGCCGGCACCTCCCTGGCCGCCGCCGCGACCGTCCCGCTGACCTCGGCCCTCGGCGGCAACTGGCGCACCGGCCTGCTGGTCTGGGCCGGCCTCGCCGTGGCCGCCGTACTGCCCTGGCTGCCCGTCGCCGCCGCGACCCGCCGCGAGAGGGCCGCCGCCCCCGCCGGCGCCGCCGCGCAGGACGCCGGCCCCTCCGTCGTGCGCAGCCGCACCGCATGGGCCCTCGCCTGCTACTTCGGCCTCCAGGCCACCGGCGCCTACGTCACCATGGGCTGGCTCCCGCAGATCTTCCGCGACGCCGGGGTCTCCGCCTCCACCGCCGGAGTGCTCCTGGCCGTCACCATGGTCATGGGCGTCCCGCTGGCCTTCGTCATCCCCGGCCTCGCCGGACGGATGCGCCACCAGGGCCCCATCGCCGCCGTCCTCGGCGTCTTCGGCCTCGCCGGCTACCTCGGGCTCTACCTCGCCCCCGCCGGCGGAGCCTGGGCCTGGGCCCTCCTGCTCGGCGTCTCCAACTGCGCCTTCCCCCTCGTCATCACGATGATCGGACTGCGCGCCAAGTCCCCGGCCGGGGTCGTCAAGCTCTCCGCCTTCGCCCAGAGCACCGGCTACCTGATCTCCATCCCCGGCCCGCTGGTCATCGGCACCCTCTACCAGCACAGCGGCGGCTGGGACCTGCCGCTCGCCCTCATGGCCGGCCTCCTCGTCCCGCAGATCGCCCTCGGCGTCCTCGCGGGCCGGGACCGCACGATCGAGGACGAATGCGGCATGCGAGACTGA
- a CDS encoding FadR/GntR family transcriptional regulator, whose amino-acid sequence MPLTSPRRSALVDQVIAQLRNQITSGEWPVGSRIPTEPELVELLGVARNTVREAVRALAHNGLLDIRQGSGTYVLATSELAGVMHRRFAGADPWHIAELRSTLESSAARLAAERRTERDLVQLDALLARREEAWASGDAELFVSADVALHMAVVTASHNEVLTGLYADLGDLVAQWLRADVGTELDPADHLDHARLIEAIRRGDGDTAASEAAGYPFVCLGEGRR is encoded by the coding sequence ATGCCGTTGACCTCACCCCGGCGTTCCGCGCTCGTCGACCAGGTGATCGCCCAGCTCAGGAACCAGATCACCTCCGGCGAGTGGCCGGTCGGAAGCCGGATCCCCACCGAGCCCGAGCTGGTGGAGCTGCTGGGCGTGGCCCGCAACACGGTGCGGGAGGCCGTCCGGGCGCTCGCGCACAACGGACTCCTGGACATCCGCCAGGGTTCGGGTACGTACGTGCTCGCCACCAGCGAACTGGCCGGGGTGATGCACCGCCGCTTCGCGGGGGCCGACCCCTGGCACATCGCGGAGCTGCGCTCGACGCTGGAGTCCTCGGCGGCCCGGCTGGCGGCGGAGCGGCGCACCGAGCGGGACCTGGTCCAGCTGGACGCGCTGCTGGCGCGGCGCGAGGAGGCCTGGGCGAGCGGGGACGCGGAGCTGTTCGTGAGCGCGGACGTCGCCCTGCACATGGCGGTGGTCACGGCCTCGCACAACGAGGTGCTGACCGGGCTGTACGCGGACCTGGGCGATCTGGTGGCGCAGTGGCTGCGCGCGGACGTGGGCACGGAGCTGGACCCGGCGGACCACCTGGACCACGCCCGGCTGATCGAGGCGATCCGGCGCGGGGACGGGGACACGGCGGCCTCGGAGGCCGCGGGCTACCCCTTCGTCTGCCTGGGCGAGGGCAGGCGCTGA
- the fabI gene encoding enoyl-ACP reductase FabI, producing the protein MSGILEGKRILITGVLMESSIAFHTAKLAQEQGAEVILTAFPRPTLTERIAKKLPKPVKVIELDVTNDEHLARLEGLVRDELGGLDGVVHSIGFAPQDALGGNFLNTPFESVATAMHVSAFSLKSLTMACKPLFPAEGAAVVGLTFDAQFAWPQYDWMGPAKAALEATSRYLARDLGKENIRCNLVSAGPIGSMAAKSIPGFGELADTWNHRSMLEWDMSDPEPAGKGVVALLSDWFPKTTGEIVHVDGGLHAMGA; encoded by the coding sequence ATGAGCGGAATTCTCGAGGGCAAGCGGATCCTCATCACCGGTGTGCTGATGGAGTCCTCCATCGCCTTCCACACCGCCAAGCTGGCCCAGGAGCAGGGCGCCGAGGTCATCCTCACCGCGTTCCCGCGCCCGACGCTGACCGAGCGCATCGCCAAGAAGCTCCCGAAGCCGGTCAAGGTGATCGAGCTCGACGTCACCAACGACGAGCACCTGGCCCGCCTGGAGGGCCTGGTCCGCGACGAGCTCGGCGGCCTCGACGGCGTCGTGCACTCCATCGGCTTCGCCCCGCAGGACGCGCTCGGCGGCAACTTCCTGAACACCCCGTTCGAGTCGGTCGCCACCGCGATGCACGTCTCGGCGTTCTCGCTGAAGTCGCTGACCATGGCCTGCAAGCCGCTGTTCCCGGCGGAGGGCGCGGCCGTCGTCGGCCTCACCTTCGACGCGCAGTTCGCCTGGCCGCAGTACGACTGGATGGGCCCGGCCAAGGCCGCGCTGGAGGCCACCAGCCGCTACCTCGCCCGTGACCTGGGCAAGGAGAACATCCGCTGCAACCTGGTCTCGGCCGGTCCGATCGGCTCGATGGCCGCGAAGTCCATCCCGGGCTTCGGCGAGCTGGCGGACACCTGGAACCACCGCTCCATGCTGGAGTGGGACATGAGCGACCCGGAGCCGGCGGGCAAGGGCGTCGTGGCCCTGCTGTCCGACTGGTTCCCGAAGACCACGGGCGAGATCGTCCACGTGGACGGCGGCCTGCACGCGATGGGCGCCTGA
- the fabG gene encoding 3-oxoacyl-[acyl-carrier-protein] reductase, whose amino-acid sequence MSRSVLVTGGNRGIGLAIARAFAQAGDKVAITYRSGEPPQELAELGVLAVRCDITDSEQVEQAYKEIEAKHGNVEVLVANAGITKDTLLMRMSEEDFASVVDTNLTGTFRVVKRANRGMLRAKKGRVVLISSVVGLLGGAGQANYAASKAALVGFARSLARELGSRNITFNVVAPGFVDTDMTKALSDEQRTGILAQVPLARYAQPEEIAAAVSFLASDDAAYITGAVIPVDGGLGMGH is encoded by the coding sequence TTGAGCCGCTCGGTTCTCGTCACCGGAGGAAACCGGGGCATCGGCCTCGCCATCGCCCGTGCCTTCGCCCAGGCCGGCGACAAGGTCGCGATCACGTACCGCTCGGGAGAGCCGCCGCAGGAGCTCGCCGAGCTGGGTGTGCTGGCCGTGCGCTGCGACATCACCGACTCCGAGCAGGTGGAGCAGGCCTACAAGGAGATCGAGGCCAAGCACGGCAACGTCGAGGTGCTGGTGGCCAACGCCGGCATCACCAAGGACACGCTGCTGATGCGGATGTCCGAGGAGGACTTCGCCTCCGTCGTCGACACCAACCTCACGGGCACCTTCCGTGTCGTGAAGCGGGCCAACCGTGGCATGCTGCGGGCCAAGAAGGGCCGTGTGGTCCTGATCTCCTCGGTCGTCGGCCTGCTGGGCGGCGCCGGCCAGGCCAACTACGCCGCCTCGAAGGCGGCGCTGGTGGGCTTCGCCCGCTCGCTCGCCCGCGAGCTGGGCTCCCGCAACATCACCTTCAACGTCGTCGCCCCCGGTTTCGTGGACACCGACATGACGAAGGCGCTCAGCGACGAGCAGCGCACGGGCATCCTGGCGCAGGTCCCGCTGGCGCGCTACGCGCAGCCCGAGGAGATCGCGGCCGCCGTGAGCTTCCTGGCGTCCGACGACGCCGCGTACATCACCGGAGCCGTCATTCCCGTTGACGGCGGATTGGGCATGGGTCACTGA
- a CDS encoding TldD/PmbA family protein, whose translation MIEQTVPDSGRTPVAHSIDAAFTALPLRALADAALARARALGADHADFRLERIRSASWRLRDAKPSGGSDTTDLGYAVRVVHGGSWGFASGVDLTMDGAAKVASQAVAMAKLSAQVIKAAGSDERVELADEPVHADKTWISAYDVDPFDVPDAEKSALLADWSARLLAAEGVAHVDASLLAVHENKFYADTAGTTTTQQRVRVHPQLTAVAVNATTGEFDSMRTIAPPAGRGWEYLTGTGWDWNAELEQIPGLLAEKMRAPSVQAGRYDLVVDPSNLWLTIHESIGHATELDRALGYEAAYAGTSFATFDQLGTLKYGSSIMNVTGDRTAEHGLATIGYDDEGVEAQSWDLVKDGTLTGYQTDRRIAKLTGLGRSNGCAYADSPGHVPVQRMANVSLQPDPGGLSTEDLIGGVERGIYVVGDRSWSIDMQRYNFQFTGQRFFRIENGRLAGQLRDVAYQATTTDFWGSMEKVGGPQTYVLGGAFNCGKAQPGQVAAVSHGCPSALFRDVNILNTTQEAGR comes from the coding sequence ATGATCGAGCAGACCGTCCCCGACTCCGGGAGGACCCCCGTGGCCCATTCCATCGACGCGGCCTTCACCGCGCTGCCCTTGCGGGCGCTCGCCGACGCGGCGCTCGCGCGGGCGCGCGCGCTGGGCGCCGACCATGCCGACTTCCGCCTGGAGCGGATCCGCAGCGCCTCGTGGCGGCTTCGGGACGCCAAGCCCTCCGGCGGCTCCGACACCACCGACCTCGGCTACGCGGTCCGCGTGGTGCACGGCGGCAGCTGGGGGTTCGCGTCCGGCGTGGACCTGACCATGGACGGCGCGGCCAAGGTCGCCTCGCAGGCCGTGGCCATGGCGAAGCTGTCGGCGCAGGTCATCAAGGCGGCCGGCTCGGACGAGCGGGTGGAGCTCGCCGACGAGCCGGTGCACGCCGACAAGACCTGGATCTCCGCCTACGACGTGGACCCCTTCGACGTGCCGGACGCCGAGAAGTCGGCCCTGCTGGCCGACTGGAGCGCGCGGCTGCTGGCCGCCGAGGGCGTCGCGCACGTGGACGCCTCGCTGCTCGCCGTCCACGAGAACAAGTTCTACGCCGACACCGCGGGCACCACGACCACCCAGCAGCGGGTGCGCGTCCACCCGCAGCTGACCGCGGTCGCCGTGAACGCCACCACCGGCGAGTTCGACTCCATGCGCACCATCGCCCCGCCCGCCGGGCGCGGCTGGGAGTACCTGACCGGCACCGGCTGGGACTGGAACGCCGAGCTGGAGCAGATCCCGGGCCTGCTGGCCGAGAAGATGCGGGCCCCGAGCGTGCAGGCGGGCCGCTACGACCTCGTGGTGGACCCGTCCAACCTGTGGCTGACCATCCACGAGTCCATCGGCCACGCCACCGAGCTCGACCGGGCGCTGGGCTACGAGGCGGCCTACGCGGGCACCTCGTTCGCCACCTTCGACCAGCTGGGCACGCTCAAGTACGGCTCCTCGATCATGAACGTGACCGGAGACCGCACCGCCGAGCACGGCCTGGCCACCATCGGCTACGACGACGAGGGCGTCGAGGCCCAGAGCTGGGACCTGGTCAAGGACGGCACCCTGACCGGCTACCAGACGGACCGGCGGATCGCGAAGCTGACCGGCCTCGGCCGCTCCAACGGCTGCGCCTACGCCGACTCCCCCGGGCACGTGCCGGTCCAGCGGATGGCGAACGTCTCGCTCCAGCCGGATCCGGGCGGGCTGTCCACGGAGGACCTGATCGGCGGGGTGGAACGCGGGATCTACGTGGTCGGCGACCGCTCCTGGTCGATCGACATGCAGCGCTACAACTTCCAGTTCACCGGGCAGCGCTTCTTCCGGATCGAGAACGGCCGGCTGGCCGGGCAGCTGCGCGACGTCGCCTACCAGGCCACGACCACCGACTTCTGGGGCTCGATGGAGAAGGTCGGCGGCCCGCAGACCTACGTGCTGGGCGGCGCCTTCAACTGCGGCAAGGCCCAGCCGGGCCAGGTCGCGGCGGTCTCCCACGGCTGCCCGTCGGCCCTCTTCCGCGACGTCAACATCCTGAACACCACCCAGGAGGCCGGCCGATGA
- a CDS encoding metallopeptidase TldD-related protein, protein MSRTKPHEIVERALELSTADGCVVIADEESSANLRWAGNALTTNGVTRGRTLTVIATVDGGQGTASGVVSRSAVTAADLEPLVRAAEAAARAAGPAEDAQPLVTGTPASPDFADAPDETSSAVFADFAPALGEAFARARAGGRELYGFAHHELVSTYVGTSTGLRLRHDQPNGTLELNAKSPDRLRSAWAGRATRDFKDVDPTVLDAELAVRLGWAERKVELPAGRYETLLPPTAVADLLIYQMWSAAARDAAEGRTVFSRPGGGTRVGERLSRLPLTLRSDPNAPGLESAPFVIAHSSGDDASVFDNGLPVPATEWISGGELARLTTTRHSAGLTGLPLSPAFGNLILEGGGEKSLEEMVASTERGLLLTCLWYIREVDPATLLLTGLTRDGVYLVENGQVTGEVNNFRFNESPVDLLSRATEAGRTEKTLPREWGDYFTRAAMPSVRIPDFNMSSVSKGV, encoded by the coding sequence ATGAGCCGTACGAAGCCCCACGAGATCGTCGAGCGGGCCCTGGAGCTGTCCACCGCCGACGGCTGCGTGGTCATCGCCGACGAGGAGTCCAGCGCCAACCTGCGCTGGGCCGGGAACGCCCTGACCACCAACGGCGTCACCCGCGGCCGGACCCTCACGGTGATCGCCACGGTCGACGGCGGCCAGGGGACGGCCTCGGGGGTCGTCTCCCGCTCCGCCGTCACCGCCGCCGACCTGGAGCCGCTGGTCCGGGCCGCCGAGGCGGCCGCGCGGGCCGCGGGTCCCGCCGAGGACGCCCAGCCGCTGGTGACCGGGACCCCGGCGTCCCCGGACTTCGCGGACGCCCCCGACGAGACCTCCTCGGCGGTGTTCGCCGACTTCGCCCCGGCCCTCGGCGAGGCCTTCGCCCGGGCCCGGGCGGGCGGCCGCGAGCTCTACGGCTTCGCCCACCACGAGCTGGTCTCCACGTACGTGGGCACCTCGACGGGGCTGCGGCTGCGCCACGACCAGCCCAACGGCACCCTGGAGCTCAACGCCAAGTCGCCGGACCGGCTCCGTTCCGCCTGGGCCGGACGCGCCACCCGCGACTTCAAGGACGTGGACCCGACCGTCCTGGACGCGGAGCTCGCCGTCCGCCTCGGCTGGGCCGAGCGCAAGGTCGAACTGCCCGCCGGCCGGTACGAGACCCTGCTGCCGCCGACGGCCGTGGCGGACCTGCTGATCTACCAGATGTGGTCGGCGGCGGCGCGGGACGCGGCGGAGGGCCGGACGGTCTTCTCCAGGCCCGGCGGCGGCACCCGCGTCGGCGAGCGGCTCTCGCGGCTGCCGCTGACCCTGCGCAGCGACCCGAACGCGCCGGGCCTGGAGTCCGCGCCGTTCGTGATCGCGCACAGCTCGGGCGACGACGCCTCGGTCTTCGACAACGGCCTGCCGGTGCCGGCGACGGAGTGGATCAGCGGGGGCGAGCTGGCCCGGCTGACCACGACCCGGCACAGCGCCGGGCTGACGGGGCTGCCGCTGTCCCCGGCCTTCGGGAACCTGATCCTGGAGGGGGGCGGGGAGAAGTCCCTGGAGGAGATGGTCGCGTCCACCGAGCGGGGTCTGCTGCTGACCTGCCTCTGGTACATCCGCGAGGTCGACCCGGCGACGCTGCTGCTGACGGGCCTGACCCGGGACGGGGTCTACCTGGTGGAGAACGGGCAGGTCACGGGCGAGGTGAACAACTTCCGGTTCAACGAGTCCCCGGTGGACCTGCTCTCGCGGGCCACGGAGGCGGGCCGCACCGAGAAGACCCTGCCGCGCGAGTGGGGCGACTATTTCACGCGGGCCGCGATGCCCTCCGTCCGCATCCCGGACTTCAACATGAGTTCGGTCAGCAAGGGCGTCTGA
- the tyrS gene encoding tyrosine--tRNA ligase yields the protein MTDIVDELKWRGLFAQSTDEEALRKAFADGPVTFYCGFDPTAASLHVGHLVQVLTVRRLQQAGHRPLALVGGATGQIGDPRPTAERTLNDPETVANWVTRLRTQIEPFLSFEGENAAVMVNNLDWTAGMSAIEFLRDIGKHFRVNKMLTKDSVAKRLESDQGISYTEFSYQLLQGMDFLELYRRYGCTLQQGGSDQWGNLTAGLDLIHRLEPQAQVHALATPLMVKADGTKFGKSESGAVWLDPEMTTPYAFYQFWLNVDDRDISTYMRILSFRSREELEELEAQTAERPQARAAQRALAEELTTLVHGADQCAAVIAASKALFGQGELADLDEATLAAALSELPHAQVAEPGLVVDLFAETGLVASKSAARRTVKEGGAYVNNVKVTAEDAVPAKEDLLHGRWLVLRRGKKNLAAVEVTGA from the coding sequence GTGACGGACATCGTCGACGAACTGAAGTGGCGCGGGCTGTTCGCCCAGTCCACCGATGAAGAAGCGCTGCGCAAGGCCTTCGCGGACGGTCCCGTCACGTTCTATTGCGGCTTCGACCCGACGGCCGCCTCGCTGCACGTGGGACACCTCGTGCAGGTGCTGACCGTGCGCCGGCTCCAGCAGGCGGGTCACCGCCCGCTGGCGCTGGTCGGCGGGGCCACCGGGCAGATCGGCGACCCGCGGCCGACGGCCGAGCGGACGCTGAACGACCCGGAGACCGTCGCGAACTGGGTGACGCGCCTGCGCACCCAGATCGAGCCGTTCCTGTCCTTCGAGGGCGAGAACGCGGCGGTCATGGTCAACAACCTGGACTGGACCGCGGGCATGTCCGCGATCGAGTTCCTGCGGGACATCGGCAAGCACTTCCGCGTCAACAAGATGCTGACGAAGGACTCGGTCGCCAAGCGGCTGGAGTCCGACCAGGGCATCAGCTACACGGAGTTCAGCTACCAGCTGCTCCAGGGCATGGACTTCCTGGAGCTGTACCGCCGCTACGGCTGCACCCTCCAGCAGGGCGGCTCGGACCAGTGGGGCAACCTGACGGCCGGCCTGGACCTGATCCACCGCCTGGAGCCGCAGGCCCAGGTGCACGCGCTGGCGACCCCGCTGATGGTCAAGGCGGACGGCACCAAGTTCGGCAAGTCCGAGAGCGGGGCCGTCTGGCTCGACCCGGAGATGACCACCCCGTACGCGTTCTACCAGTTCTGGCTGAACGTGGACGACCGGGACATCTCCACCTACATGCGGATCCTGTCCTTCCGCTCCCGTGAGGAGCTGGAAGAGCTGGAGGCGCAGACCGCCGAGCGCCCCCAGGCGCGGGCCGCCCAGCGGGCGCTCGCGGAGGAGCTGACCACGCTGGTGCACGGTGCGGACCAGTGCGCGGCCGTGATCGCGGCGTCGAAGGCGCTGTTCGGCCAGGGCGAGCTGGCGGACCTGGACGAGGCCACGCTGGCCGCGGCCCTGTCCGAGCTGCCGCACGCGCAGGTGGCGGAGCCGGGCCTGGTGGTGGACCTGTTCGCGGAGACCGGCCTGGTCGCCAGCAAGTCCGCCGCGCGCCGGACCGTGAAGGAGGGCGGTGCCTACGTGAACAATGTGAAGGTCACCGCCGAGGACGCGGTCCCGGCGAAGGAGGACCTGCTGCACGGGCGCTGGCTGGTGCTGCGCCGCGGCAAGAAGAACCTGGCGGCGGTCGAGGTGACCGGCGCCTGA
- a CDS encoding GlsB/YeaQ/YmgE family stress response membrane protein, whose translation MSWLWAIIVGFVLGLIARALLPGKQHQPIWLTTIFGILGGVLGNAVATWIGVHDTRGIDWIRHLLQLAGAVVIVGLGDMVYLAVRGDRRRTA comes from the coding sequence ATGTCTTGGTTGTGGGCGATCATCGTCGGTTTCGTGCTGGGCCTCATAGCCCGGGCCCTCCTGCCGGGCAAGCAGCACCAGCCGATCTGGCTGACCACCATTTTCGGCATCCTCGGCGGCGTCCTGGGCAACGCCGTGGCGACCTGGATCGGTGTCCACGACACCAGGGGCATCGACTGGATCCGGCACCTGCTCCAGCTCGCCGGCGCCGTGGTGATCGTCGGGCTCGGCGACATGGTCTACCTGGCCGTGCGCGGCGACCGGCGCCGCACGGCCTGA